From Selenomonas ruminantium AC2024, a single genomic window includes:
- a CDS encoding phage holin family protein produces the protein MDAFLDIRCWAAGAGAALGEYLGSFDSLLYALVAFIVTDYITGVLCAIVEKRLSSSVGFRGICQKVFIMALVGVANVLDVHMVGGGCVLRTAVIFFYCANEGISIVENAARIGLPVPDKLTEVMKQLKNK, from the coding sequence ATGGATGCATTTTTAGATATCAGATGCTGGGCAGCAGGAGCAGGAGCTGCTCTTGGGGAGTATCTCGGCAGTTTTGATAGCCTGCTTTATGCATTGGTGGCTTTTATCGTGACGGACTACATCACCGGAGTGCTCTGTGCCATAGTGGAAAAACGGCTTTCCAGTTCCGTGGGCTTCCGTGGCATTTGCCAGAAGGTCTTCATCATGGCCTTGGTCGGCGTGGCCAATGTGCTGGATGTCCATATGGTAGGTGGTGGCTGTGTCCTGCGTACGGCAGTTATCTTCTTCTACTGTGCTAATGAGGGCATTTCCATTGTAGAAAATGCTGCGAGGATTGGTCTGCCAGTGCCGGATAAGCTGACGGAAGTCATGAAACAGCTTAAGAACAAATGA